In the Trichoderma atroviride chromosome 4, complete sequence genome, AGTCATGGCTGCAAACAACATTACTGCGAACACTCcgctcttttctgcttctacAGCGTACAACAATCTTGCAGCCTATCAAATGCAACCTTTTCCGGGCTTCGATGGTACTGGACTCGGCACTACGTACGTGTCTTATGATGATTCTGCGGGACCTCAAGATCTCGTGTCTAGTACTGCTCCTATGACTCATGCCACTCCTGCGACTTCTGTTTCCCAGTCATCCCCTGAAAGCTACCCGTATTCTGAGTCATATGTCGCTCCTTCGTTGTACAATACTGCCGCGCCTTATTCTGACCCCACAACTTACGTTGATTCTGCAACATGTTCCATATCTCCAGAATCGAACCCATCCTCCGCCAATTATGATGGCGCAGGAATGCACGGTTCCACGACAGCTACAGCGGTCCGTGAACCATATGCTCATTTAGAGTATAGCGAAGGCACTGCtcagcaacaccagcacTGTTAGATCCTGGGAGCAATTAGTTTCCTTCATTGGCTAATCCTGCTTTTATAACTGACTGGCATTCTTTGTGTATCATGCCAGAGTTTGCAAATTGGTTTATGCAGCTAGACATACTCACAGGCCAACCAACCATGGCACATTGACTTggttttctttcattttcaCAGGTTGCGGGCGGGTAGTGCATTGCTTAACGTTTAGGACGGATATCTTTTCACAGATGGTGTGATGGCTTGGCATCTTGGTAGTAGTCATGTCTTTCCTTTTGTTCATATaccttcttttccctctttaaTCTGAAATGCTCCATGTAATGTTGAGAAATTGCTGGATTTTCCCTTCATTAGATGCATCTTGGAGCTTTTCTTTCCTGTCTGTCATAAActaatctttctttttcattttgtAATAATAAATGTCCTTCCttatacctaggtagtggACTCGGAAGAATCACTGTTATATTCATCATTTACCGATTGTGTATTACAGATAATAGCTCAAGAATGATGTATACTGCCCACGTGTATTTGACATTTCCCaaaggggagaagagaaatgaagaaaatacAAGAGACCCATTTTAGTATATGTAGGGGTATTTACAGTAGTAAACGTTTGCATCATTTAAAATACAATTACTGCAGGTACTTGTGTAAGATACAAAAGGTCCTCAGGCTATCAAGTTCGGTGCTCGGTTCAACGCTGGCATGCGACTCGGCCTTCCCAGAATGGCTCTTCGGTGACGCAGATGCAAAAGTTCCATCTCGGCATGGCGCGGTTTACCCCACCATGGCGGCCGCTGCAAACGGGAGCTTGGGGACTCGACCCCTCATGGCAAAACCTCGGCAGTGGCCAAGCTCTCGGGGTCttttggtggtggtgacgatGGATGGACACAGCAACGCATGCACTTTGAGCTCTGTTGATGCATTTTAATTTTCTTCGGGCTAGTTGAATCTATGTAATAATAGCACTGCAATGCACTATATCCGTCGCGTGCTGTGTTGAAAGCTGCTGCATCATGATGCTCAGATAGAGCTGCATATGTATATGCCATGCAGCATCCTGTTAGTGGCTGGGAGAAAAAGCCCGTGCCGCGTCAGGGTTTTCTTTGTCATTCAGCACTTGTTCCTCTCTGAGCGCCAACTGAACAGAGCTCCCTCCCTGCAGTGAGACAAACGCAGCAGCTAGCAGTCAAGCGAGCACTGAGAATATTCAAGTTCTGACTGACATTGGTCCTTTGACTCATTGATCCCTCCTGGCATCAAGCACAGCATCATTTGCTGTCAAATGGGGtggctgcagcctctccGGGCCGTCAATGGCCCCCCACCCTCGCTGATGCGCCTGGCCTGGAGACGAACCCCGCCGTGGGAGctccagagccagagccagagccagagacGTGCCTGTGTCGCCTGCCGCGCTTTTGCTACCTGTActcctactactactgcttcttcttctacttcaatctctcctcctccgcttcttctttcttcttcatactctccatcatcaaccacTGGCCCGAGGCTTCTTCTGTcctcgccagcttcttcttctcttcttcatacttcatcctcttctccatccccGCGCATCGCTCGTCTCACCAGCTCTCCCCCTCTCtgtcttcctcgtcgtcttgcTGCCTCAGCTCGATTCTGCTCCGCCATGTGTCGCTCCAGAGCTGGCCTCGAGGGCTCGTCGGTTGCGGTCCAGAGCCGTGAGCTGCTGCCCGCCAATGTCGTGCCTCGCCACTACCATCTGACCGTCGACACCGACTTCGACAAGCTGACCTACAAGGGCACCGTCGTCATCGACCTGGACGTGGCCGAAACCTCAAACTCCGTCTCCCTCCACACCCTCGAGCTGGAAATCCACAGCGCAAAGCTCTCCTCTGGTGGCCAGGCTGTCAAGTTAGTAATTCCcgtctttttccctttgtgcCTTTGGGTTCAATTCTTCATTCCAGCTTGGTTTGCTAACAGCCATGATCATTCTCGTATAGCGCCACCCCCGCCATTACCTACGATGAAGCTACCCAGGTCACCAAGTTCGACTTTGGCGGATCCCACACTCTCGCAAAAGACAGCAAGGTCCAGCTGGAGATTGACTTCACTGGCCAGCTCAATGACAAGATGGCGGGCTTCTACCGCTCCACATACAAGAGACAGGATGGCACCGAGGGCATCCTGGCGAGCACCCAGATGGAGCCCACCGATGCCCGCAGAGCATTCCCCTGCTTTGACGAGCCGGCTCTCAAGGCCAAGTTCACTGTCACGCTCGTTGCCGACAAGAACTTGACGTGCTTGAGCAACATGGATGTTTCCTCCGAGACCGAGGTCCAGTCCAAGGTCACTGGTGGAACCCGAAAGGCTGTCCACTTCAACACCTCCCCTCTCATGTCCACCTACCTCGTTGCTTTCGTTGTCGGCGAGCTCAACTACATCGAGTCCAAAGATTTCCGCGTCCCCGTGCGAGTCTATGCTCCTCCTGGTCAGGATATCGAGCATGGTCGCTTCTCCGTCGACCTCGCGGCCAAGACTTTGGCCTTTTACGAAAAAGCATTCGGTGTTGACTTCCCTCTGCCCAAGATGGACCAGGTCGCCATCCCGGACTTTGCCCAGGGAGCCATGGAGAACTGGGGCCTTGTCACATACCGTGTTGTCGACCTGATGCTTGATGAAAAGGCCAGCGGCGCTGCTACTAAGCAGCGTGTTGCCGAGGTTGTCCAGCACGAGCTGGCTCACCAGTGGTTCGGTAACCTGGTTACCATGGACTGGTGGGAGGGTCTCTGGCTGAACGAGGGATTTGCTACTTGGGCTTCATGGTACTCTTGCAACATCTTCTACCCAGAATGGCGCGTTTGGCAGACCTACGTCACCGACGACCTGCAGTCTGCCCTGTCTCTAGACTCTCTCCGAAGCAGCCACCCCATTGAGGTTCCTGTGAAGCGTGCTGATGAGATCAACCAAATCTTCGACGCCATCTCCTACTCCAAGGGATCTTGCGTCCTTCGTATGATCTCCACCTATCTTGGAGAAGACAAGTTCTTGGAGGGTGTCCGCCAGTACTTGCAAAAGTACGCCTATGGCAACACCCAGACCAGCGATCTCTGGGATTCTTTGGCTGCCGTCAGCGGTAAGCCCGTGCACGAGGTCATGACTGCATGGACGAAAAAGGTCGGATACCCCGTTCTTACCGTTACCGAGAAGGGCGAGAACGCCATTCACGTAAAGCAGAACCGCTTCCTCCGAACTGCCGATGTCAAGCctgaggaagatgagactCTCTACCCAATCTTTTTGGGTCTCAAGACCAAAGATGGTGTCGATGAGACGGTGGCTTTGAATGAGCGAGAGAAGGAGTACAAAGTGCCTAGCACCGACTTCTTCAAGCTCAACGCTAACCACACTGGAATCTTCCGAACCCTGTACTCCCCAAGCCGCTTGGAGAagcttggccaggctgccaaggagggTCTTTTGACCACTGAAGACAGAACTGGTATgattgctgatgctgctgcactcGCCAGCTCCGGCTACGGAAAGACGTCTGGTGTCCTCAACCTCCTCAAGGGATTTGATTCCGAGACCGAGTTCGTTGTTTGGAACGAAATCATCTCCCGAATTGGCTCCATCCAGGCTGCTTGGATCTTTGAAGACGAGGCCGTTCGCGATGGTGTTCGAACATTCTTGAGAGAAATCGTCAGCCCCAAGGCTCACCAGCTTGGATGGCAGTTCTCCGACTCCGACGGCCACGTCGAGCAGCAGTTCAAGGCCGCgctctttggcagcgctggTCTGAGCGGCGACGAGAAGATTGTTTCCGAATCCAAAGAAATGTTTGCCAAGTTTGTGGCTGGTGACAAGTCGGCTATTCACCCCAACATTCGTAAGAGCGTGTTTGCGATTGCCCTCAAGTTTGGCGGCAAGAAGGAAGTAAGTCTTTGTTTGGTCCCCCGCACCGTGTGTTGCAAGAAATCGCTATTAACATGATTTGTGTGCAGTACGATCAAATTTTGGAGCTGTACCATGCATCGACCAACAGTGACGAGCGCAACACCTGTCTCAGATCGCTTGGTCGAGCCAAGGAGCCCGAGCTTATCAAGAAAACTCTCTCCTTGCTGTTGAGCGGCGAGGTCAAGGATCAGGACATCTACATGCCTGCTTCCGGACTGCGCACCCATGCCGAGGGTATCGAGGCGCTGTTCACCTGGCTGACTGAGAACTGGGAGGAGCTCTACAAGCGACACCCACCTACCCTGCCAATGCTCAGCCACATGGTGTCTCTTCTGACGTCTGGTTTCACCACTCCAGAGCAGCTTGAGAGAATCGAAAAGTTCTTCAGCGGTAAGAACAACAACGGATACGACCAGTCGCTCGCACAGAGCAAGGACTCTATCCGATCCAAGATTTCCTGGTTGGAGCGAGACCGACAGGATGTGGCCGACTGGGTCAAGGCCAATGGATACTCCAAGTAGGTGTAAACACGACTCCTACTCTTACGTGGCATGATAGCAatgaaaataaaagcaacagaagggaaaaacaaaagagaggggTTTGGGGCGGATGAATATTTGGTCTTGACCCACATGTAATAACAGTTTACCATTGCTAATATACCATGATGAAGATTAATCTTGCCGCACAAACTGTGACTTACTGCACGAGGAAGTGGAACTGGTCGCTGAGAGTCAGCCTTGCACATGTAGCTCATGTAAGGCTGAATTTTTGCTGTAGGCAGGACAAAGAATCCACGACCAACGAATGTCCATGCCTATACAGTGCCTCGAACCTAATTCCGACGAATCCAGGTTACATTTACATATTGGTTGGTACATAATACATTGTTAGCTGCGCAGCCAATCCAATAGATGTTACAGTGAAAATAGCATATGTTGTAAATTGATTAATTCTGATTTGAATGATGGAATTAACACTGTAACTCTATGATGTGCTGTTTTTTCTATGAGTAGACAATTGTAGGCCTAAGTAGAAGCTCGTCGAAATTATCATCTCCCGCCAGATAGTTGCGCGTATGCAAGTTGGAATCCAGCCGTCTCCTTTTGGTTTTCTCTAAATTTCGATCTTGTTACATTGTCAAAGTATCAGAGACTCATTGGCTTTACATTGCCGCCCACAAAGGCAGCTGACGC is a window encoding:
- a CDS encoding uncharacterized protein (MEROPS:MER0001009); this translates as MGWLQPLRAVNGPPPSLMRLAWRRTPPWELQSQSQSQRRACVACRAFATCTPTTTASSSTSISPPPLLLSSSYSPSSTTGPRLLLSSPASSSLLHTSSSSPSPRIARLTSSPPLCLPRRLAASARFCSAMCRSRAGLEGSSVAVQSRELLPANVVPRHYHLTVDTDFDKLTYKGTVVIDLDVAETSNSVSLHTLELEIHSAKLSSGGQAVNATPAITYDEATQVTKFDFGGSHTLAKDSKVQLEIDFTGQLNDKMAGFYRSTYKRQDGTEGILASTQMEPTDARRAFPCFDEPALKAKFTVTLVADKNLTCLSNMDVSSETEVQSKVTGGTRKAVHFNTSPLMSTYLVAFVVGELNYIESKDFRVPVRVYAPPGQDIEHGRFSVDLAAKTLAFYEKAFGVDFPLPKMDQVAIPDFAQGAMENWGLVTYRVVDLMLDEKASGAATKQRVAEVVQHELAHQWFGNLVTMDWWEGLWLNEGFATWASWYSCNIFYPEWRVWQTYVTDDLQSALSLDSLRSSHPIEVPVKRADEINQIFDAISYSKGSCVLRMISTYLGEDKFLEGVRQYLQKYAYGNTQTSDLWDSLAAVSGKPVHEVMTAWTKKVGYPVLTVTEKGENAIHVKQNRFLRTADVKPEEDETLYPIFLGLKTKDGVDETVALNEREKEYKVPSTDFFKLNANHTGIFRTLYSPSRLEKLGQAAKEGLLTTEDRTGMIADAAALASSGYGKTSGVLNLLKGFDSETEFVVWNEIISRIGSIQAAWIFEDEAVRDGVRTFLREIVSPKAHQLGWQFSDSDGHVEQQFKAALFGSAGLSGDEKIVSESKEMFAKFVAGDKSAIHPNIRKSVFAIALKFGGKKEYDQILELYHASTNSDERNTCLRSLGRAKEPELIKKTLSLLLSGEVKDQDIYMPASGLRTHAEGIEALFTWLTENWEELYKRHPPTLPMLSHMVSLLTSGFTTPEQLERIEKFFSGKNNNGYDQSLAQSKDSIRSKISWLERDRQDVADWVKANGYSK